Part of the Oreochromis aureus strain Israel breed Guangdong linkage group 20, ZZ_aureus, whole genome shotgun sequence genome, caataaaacacagatcCACTGCAACATCAAGCTTTTATAAATATGCATTCATTTAACTTAAATCACCAGACGGTGacaataaataacactgaaataaaTAGTCTCAGACAATTAAACATGCTTTGAGTTGtgagaataaaaacacacaagttgAAATACTAGAAAATCTAATTTAAATTACTCCTGAAGGACTGGCCTTGCACAGCCAGTGTGACAAGTGATCATTCTATACAGTGTACAAGATTCCTGCAATCGCCTTATTAAATGACACATCATGATGAAAGCTCATTTTCACTTTAAGGAAAACTGATGAACAAAATAGACATACAGGAGTTCACAGGAATTTCCCTCGGGAACACATTCACTTATGTATACTGTGATGAATATGGCTTGTAACAAAAGGCTTGAATTCCATAACAATAAATGACATAGACCTGTAAGAGGAGGAGCAGCGTAGTAAACCTAAAAGGAAGGGAGGTAAGCAGACTTATCTCTTAAACATAACTGCATCTTTTCCTGTTCACACATGGAGCCCATATATAATCTGACTATTACTCTACATTTGTAAGGCTTGTGGAGTTTCATAAAGAATGGCATTGCCTCTGTTACATTTATGTGTACTTGttaattgtgctatataaatatgccTCCATAACTGCAAATTAAACTCCCTAATAAAATTCACTAAACGTGCAAGACAGAGATATGTAGTGCTGTTTTGTGCAATTTTCAAACTGACTACAACATCTGgcaatgttaaaataaacaaacaaaaaaacatctgtcAGAACTCATTGGCTGCAATGACGCAAAACTGacccagttttaaaattagaatGACTTTTCTCAATAAAAACAGCCAGCTATAGATCCTGGTGGAGGTCGCTGTGTGAGAGAGACTGATAATCCATGCCTGATTTAGCTTGATGCCTTTGAGCAACTACTCTCTGGTAGCGGGCTTGTTGCTGGTAATCTGGGTCCACATTTATCCAGCTGTTGGCCACCCACTTCACTCCACGTCTGACTGGACAGTCGCCGTGAAGGGAATACTCATCTAATTCACCCATCCAACCTGTGGAAGCCAGGAGAGAAGCAGcgtttaagaagaagaaaaagtttTAGCAGTGAGGAACATTTAGACGTACAACTTAATGATTTACAGATTTGATGTTTGCTGCACTGTGCTGACATTTACCACAAGTTAAATATAATCAGGTTAAAAATAAAGTACACCCTCTTTCAATTCTAAGGTTTCACATATCAAGACATTAAAAGGTCATTAAATTAAGTAAATACAACTTCAGATGAACAATGACACATTACaccatgtcattatttatttgttatttttaacaaaTGTTAAGCCAAAATGAGACGCAGTGCACTTACTACTTCTATAGgaattaaaatgataaatagcagcagcagcccatTGCTGCTAAACAAATTCAGTTGATTAACCGTTCATCAGCGAGCGTGAGAaactctataaaagcagaagttctggcagtttgctggtctggagaaTTCAGCTGTGTGTTAACAAAATGCCAAAGAAGAAAGACAGCAGCAATGACAGGAAGACTCATAAGGCCATTTCCAAGACAATTTAAAGTCCATCGTTCTGcagttaaaaaatattattcacaagtggaaaacatttgaAACAGTTTTCCCAGAAACAGATATCAAAGCAATTTCACCCTTAGGTCAGACTCCACAGTAATTAGAAAAACCGCAAAAACCCAGATGaactacatctcagactctacaggcctcagttaccATGTAAAATGCTAACGTTCATGATGGTACAATTTGAAAAAGATTGAATAagtgtggcttgtttggaagtgtTTCCAAGAGAGATCCTCTATGTTATATCTGAACAGACCAAAAAACTACTGGAACGTTTGGAGAAATTTAAATACAGCTTATCAGCACAAACCCTTCATGCCacctgtcaagcatggtggtggagggatGATAATCTGGGCTTGCTATATAGCCTGGGGACCTTGCAATAATTATTGATTTAACCTTGAACTCCTTTGCATGTCAAAAAATTCTAGCGTCAAATTTGAGCTGTTCtatctgacagctaaagctcaTCCAAAACTGGGTCGTGTAAAAGGATTATGGGCCTCGTTTACTAATATATGTGTGTAATCGTTCCTACCCTGCACAAAAAATGAGTTCCCACTTAAAGTCATCGTCTGATTTATGAAACGCACATGCCATAGTGGGCACAGGCTTGTGGAGTTTCCAAACCATTTGCATACTATCTCCATACTGCCCTGCCCCAATTTTTCTATATAAGGAAACACATTTCCCTCCAGGTGAAGCAGAGAAAGCGGAGACGACGGTATGGTAGGAGAGAAGCATGCATTTGTAGACTACAAATAAGGAGAAAGTCATTCTATAATAGTGTCTGAAGTTCAAGGAGGAAACCAGAAAAGGCACAGGTTTCTGAAGTGTTTCCACAGGAGTGACAATTGTTCAAATAAATAGATGAATAGCGACACTCAGGCTGAAATAACAGGAGTGCTGAATATGATTTGCTCTGAGACAGACACTGTGgttcaagtaaaaaaaacaaacaaactttggaATCAAAGGTGATATGAACAAGACGGcacgaaaaaaaagaaaaacaggtggAGGCCAAGGTCCATATAGCCTAATCTACTGGCTGCATGTTAGAAACtcaatgcaataaaaaaaaagaaaaaaaaagaatccagaTTCCCTAACAATTTCGACTATTCTGATTACTTACGGTAGCTTTAACACCTTAAATATTAACTGAAAAGCAATAataatttttatcattatttttagtAGTAGTATTcagtttaaagatttttttttttttttttaattcgcAAGGCAGCCAGGCTGGGAGTTGTTTATACACATGGTCAGAGGGACTTCTAAATTTGTTCATAAAGAACAAATTCAGGTACGAAACTATTGATCAATCacagatttttctgtttgttcataAGCACTGTTAGTAAATTAGGGCCAATGATCCCAACCACCGCAGCAAATCAACAACAGAATGGTTGAAAAAGACATGAGTAAAGGTGCTGCAATGGCCCAGTTAAAGaacagacctcaacctgactgagaTGTTGTTGCAGAAACTCAAGAGGGCTGTGCATAAATGGATAACTGCAAACCTCAAATAAATGAAGCAAAGCTGTAAAGAAGCATGAGCCAAAATATCTTCCATCGAGACAGATAAAGTCACAGACTCGTACAGAAAACACTGACCTCAAGTGACTGCTTCTAAAGATGGTTGTACAAGCCATTTAATCATGGGGTATATGTTTTTCATACACTGACTCTGCTGTTTGGCTtagtgcttttaaaaaataatgactgtgtaaaatgtcatgtgatcatgttcatctgaggttgcaGTTATCTAATTAAGACTGAAGATTGTGGactgatatgtaaaaccttagaattGAAAGAGGACACACTTTCCTTTTACCATGACTTTTTTAATCATACAATATGTTGTGAAGTTATCGAGATGTTTTCAATGCTGAACCCCTGCTTTTAAACCTAGTTATTTGTGTCATGGATGTGGCGAGCtctgaggttacatgaatactGTCTAATGTCACACTGAATGATTTGTGATCCTGTTCTTAAAATGATTCAGTAGTAAATGAGCTTTTGTGCTTTACAAAGAATTTTCCTGCCACTCATTCAGATGTACAGAGATTATTTTGTCACAATTCAATAAGACTGAAATAAAACTATTAAATAACGGACAGACAAAATTAGCTTACTGGACTGCTTACTGGCTGTGTGTGCAAATAATATAGCTAAAATCTTCTATTCTTACCTCTACCATCAGAGAGATGGTTGTACCACAGGAGAACTGTCCCAGCAGTAGGTTTAATTCTCAGATTCCCTCTACTACATGTCTCCTGGGTGTCTGTTAAATCAACTCCATCCTGGACAAGTGCCTAGGacacgagaaaaaaaaaaaaaactgtaaacagcTTTTGTCTAATAAGTCTAGTAAGTGTCAGATTTCTTTCCATGGCTCATCATCTCTCTGAATTATCATACGCAGGTGTGAAACACAGTGGAAAAAGTAAGGTACAATATGAAGGCACACTCACCTGCTCCTCATAGGTGCGATTGTCTGCCACAGGAAAGGTGACTTCACCACCTTCTTCCACAGAGGTGAGGTAGAATAAAACTGTAAGATACCTGGAATAAAATAAGAAAGGAAGCAATAAATAGAGATGCAAAAAATGGGGGGAAAAGGGCTTCCTGCCTATGAAAAGGGACACTGTTCTGTTATCTGTTACACAAATACCAtgaaactgtctgacaacaacctgttaataaaagtgaattttaaaagtactttgtaaaaaaaaagaaatattacattatattacaACAGAAGAGATACATACCGGCAAGGGACCTCGGTGAGAGCAGACGTGTTTCCTGCCAATCGTGTATGCGCACAAGTTGTCTCTGAGTTGGAAGGGCTGCTGTCATAGTGTGAGTTACTAAAGTCTCCATGTTCATAGCGAATGACCTGCAGTGGTTCGCTCAATTCAACTAATGCAGAGGGCAGGCGTGTCAGACTGGTTACTCTGTGTAAAAGTAAGAAAATTTTTTTATGACAATAACACATCTTAAGACTTAGATACAGGAGTGTGGATGAATAACGCCacaataaagtgtgtgtgtgtgtgtgtgtgtgtgtgtggatagtGACCTGTTCCTGAGTGTGCGCAGCACATGGTGAGATCCTGGGCCTTGGAAAAGCCAGGTATGCTTGCTCCTTTGTTTGAACTGACTATGAAGCTTCCCACTTTTCTCTTGTCCTGGATGCTGGGATACATCATAAACATGCCTAAAATCCCCCAATGTCAGCATCCCTGCCAGACATACACACAAGTAAGAA contains:
- the LOC116330835 gene encoding transmembrane prolyl 4-hydroxylase-like translates to MEAAQEYLKEQNEFDDNDEPSSLPYNSPFRSTRLHIQRSNVCSRAYFVVVMVFFHVYILNVIALLLYVHYNNGPGDLVSGDGGSSAADSDSGKSLPHPAPSSRELHVEDYSQSFSLPRIEGIRVGHVQRVSLVPDKTHEMKTLSLKPLLFEIPGFLSEEECRVVVQLAQLKGLMDSQATASSQEQEESNQPLLSLSTEEVFSLLDLNQDGLLQKQEIVSHSHSQDGTWLSPDNLRQILTGLESCPTGMLTLGDFRHVYDVSQHPGQEKSGKLHSQFKQRSKHTWLFQGPGSHHVLRTLRNRVTSLTRLPSALVELSEPLQVIRYEHGDFSNSHYDSSPSNSETTCAHTRLAGNTSALTEVPCRYLTVLFYLTSVEEGGEVTFPVADNRTYEEQALVQDGVDLTDTQETCSRGNLRIKPTAGTVLLWYNHLSDGRGWMGELDEYSLHGDCPVRRGVKWVANSWINVDPDYQQQARYQRVVAQRHQAKSGMDYQSLSHSDLHQDL